A genomic region of Jeotgalibaca ciconiae contains the following coding sequences:
- a CDS encoding IS4 family transposase, whose product MDKYNKKTSFQKWFSSINFSELSKEAKTTIENFNYYSKKLDFETTIKVLLYAVYEELPSYREISRSFMDKRLCKEVGIDSLHPSSLSRRTTDTSQEVLMEIFTNLVREISKQRPSSKTSSLQIIDSTTIPLNKTWFPWAKFRKTKSGIKLHLNLCYLDKNNQYPESFSITNAEEHDRNQFELLVNKAEATYVVDRGYFDYKLLDRLHNDGYFFVTRTKSNTRITVLDQIPVDSPEMSDGKIISDQQVLLGGGVGYVTERFRLVTILTKGQKLLRIVTNRFDVSAKKIADMYQARWQIELFFKHLKQNLTIKKLYSQSEQGAINQVMLTLIATLLTYLIKIKLGLTVTLFQMKRSFHYLMFEPSECWLEKYKPNG is encoded by the coding sequence ATGGATAAGTATAACAAAAAAACATCATTTCAGAAATGGTTTTCCTCGATAAATTTTAGTGAATTATCTAAAGAAGCCAAAACTACTATTGAAAACTTTAATTATTACAGTAAAAAACTGGATTTTGAAACAACCATCAAGGTTCTCTTGTACGCCGTCTATGAAGAATTACCCAGTTACCGTGAAATAAGTCGTTCCTTTATGGATAAGCGATTATGTAAAGAAGTCGGGATCGATTCGTTGCATCCCAGCTCGTTGTCCCGTAGGACAACAGATACAAGTCAAGAAGTCCTGATGGAAATTTTTACCAACTTAGTTCGGGAGATTTCAAAACAACGACCAAGTTCAAAAACATCAAGCCTTCAAATTATTGATTCAACAACGATCCCACTGAATAAAACGTGGTTTCCTTGGGCGAAGTTTCGCAAGACGAAATCGGGTATCAAGCTTCATTTGAATCTCTGTTATTTAGATAAGAACAATCAGTATCCAGAAAGTTTTTCCATTACGAATGCCGAAGAGCATGATCGCAATCAATTTGAGTTACTGGTAAATAAGGCGGAGGCAACCTATGTGGTTGATCGAGGTTATTTTGATTATAAGCTGCTTGACCGGCTACACAATGATGGCTATTTCTTTGTCACAAGGACGAAGTCCAACACTCGAATCACCGTTTTGGATCAAATCCCGGTGGACAGTCCTGAGATGAGTGACGGCAAGATTATTAGTGACCAACAAGTACTTCTCGGTGGTGGTGTAGGCTATGTGACAGAGCGGTTCAGACTCGTTACGATTCTGACCAAAGGTCAAAAATTACTCCGCATTGTAACGAATCGTTTCGACGTCTCAGCTAAAAAGATCGCAGACATGTATCAAGCGCGCTGGCAGATAGAACTGTTCTTTAAGCATTTGAAGCAAAATTTAACGATTAAAAAGCTTTACTCACAAAGTGAGCAAGGTGCAATAAACCAAGTCATGCTCACTCTTATCGCAACCCTACTCACCTATCTGATAAAAATCAAACTAGGATTGACGGTAACCCTTTTCCAGATGAAACGATCCTTTCATTATCTGATGTTTGAGCCTTCAGAATGTTGGTTAGAAAAATATAAGCCTAATGGGTAA
- a CDS encoding zinc ribbon domain-containing protein, producing MIICPNCQAEMNEESKFCTECGTSLVEQATQQTQPTQQPNASQITITAPNIDIDLTDVKNKMTNYWQYLLQTAVHPSSSFANTHAIMGWIQVSVIALLTTFILAVFANESYLGLGFIDFVKIFFVQVAASLCPILVSFLVVRFMKKNPISFSQATAQFGGLLSLNVFILALVLIFSFLSPFGLADLILLLLGLTGIINIAAFNIYLYSTDNNSKIDSFIATIIGNVGYLILAVLIIRILLGLYLEGMSGGYLFEGIMYELFGSY from the coding sequence ATGATCATATGTCCAAATTGCCAAGCAGAAATGAATGAGGAGAGTAAATTTTGTACGGAGTGTGGCACGTCATTGGTGGAACAAGCCACACAACAAACACAACCTACTCAACAGCCTAATGCGAGTCAAATTACCATCACAGCACCCAATATTGATATTGATTTAACAGACGTAAAAAATAAGATGACCAATTACTGGCAATACCTTTTACAAACTGCTGTACATCCTAGCTCAAGTTTCGCTAACACCCATGCTATTATGGGATGGATTCAAGTTTCCGTTATCGCATTATTAACAACCTTTATTCTAGCTGTTTTTGCGAATGAATCGTATCTCGGATTAGGATTTATTGACTTTGTTAAAATATTCTTCGTTCAAGTGGCAGCAAGCCTTTGTCCGATACTCGTTAGCTTTTTAGTTGTTCGTTTTATGAAAAAAAATCCCATCAGCTTTAGCCAAGCAACCGCTCAATTTGGTGGATTATTGTCACTAAATGTCTTCATTCTTGCTTTAGTGCTTATCTTCAGTTTTTTATCACCATTTGGTTTGGCTGATTTGATTCTCTTACTATTAGGACTTACAGGTATTATCAATATAGCAGCCTTCAATATTTATCTATACAGCACGGATAACAATAGTAAAATAGATTCCTTCATCGCAACCATTATCGGAAACGTTGGTTACTTAATCTTAGCTGTCTTGATTATACGTATCTTATTAGGCCTTTACTTAGAAGGTATGAGCGGAGGGTATTTATTCGAAGGCATCATGTATGAACTATTTGGTAGTTATTAA
- a CDS encoding DegT/DnrJ/EryC1/StrS family aminotransferase, whose protein sequence is MSENKKIWLASPHMSDEGYEMQYVQDAFDTNWIAPLGPNVNGFESELAEKVGAKHAAATVSGTAALHLALEAAGVGEGDIVFCQSLTFSATANPIIYQNATPVFIDSDMETWNMNPNALEEAFIKYPQVKAVMIVHLYGLSADMDRIMEICNRYNVPVIEDAAESLGTYYKGQHTGTIGEYGIFSFNGNKIITTSGGGMLVSDNKEKVEKVRFWSTQARDDARHYQHSELGYNYRMSNVAAGIGRGQLKVLDQRVAKKRYIYNFYKNELNHLECINFMPENIWNEPNFWLSAITLDGKVKPLDLMKALEEENIESRPIWKPMHLQPFFEKYDYIGGNVGQYLFENGVCLPSDTKMTDEDLERVCMVIKGLWI, encoded by the coding sequence ATGAGTGAAAATAAAAAAATTTGGCTTGCTTCACCCCATATGAGTGATGAAGGTTATGAGATGCAATATGTCCAAGACGCATTTGACACAAATTGGATTGCTCCATTAGGGCCGAATGTGAATGGCTTCGAGAGTGAACTTGCTGAAAAGGTCGGAGCGAAACACGCAGCCGCAACGGTATCGGGAACCGCTGCCCTTCATTTAGCACTTGAAGCTGCTGGAGTAGGCGAGGGAGACATTGTCTTCTGTCAATCGTTGACGTTCTCAGCAACTGCGAACCCAATTATTTATCAAAATGCAACGCCGGTATTCATAGACAGTGATATGGAAACCTGGAACATGAATCCTAATGCACTGGAAGAAGCATTTATCAAATACCCACAAGTGAAAGCAGTTATGATTGTACACTTATACGGCCTATCTGCAGACATGGACCGGATTATGGAAATCTGTAATCGATACAATGTTCCTGTTATCGAGGATGCTGCTGAATCCCTAGGAACTTACTATAAAGGACAACATACCGGTACCATTGGCGAATATGGTATTTTTTCTTTTAATGGGAACAAAATCATCACTACATCAGGTGGCGGGATGTTAGTTTCTGATAACAAAGAAAAAGTAGAAAAGGTACGCTTCTGGTCTACGCAAGCCCGTGATGATGCACGTCATTACCAACATAGCGAATTAGGGTATAACTACCGCATGAGTAATGTAGCCGCTGGGATTGGTAGAGGACAATTAAAAGTTCTGGATCAACGAGTAGCTAAGAAGAGATACATTTATAATTTTTATAAAAACGAACTCAACCACTTAGAATGTATTAACTTCATGCCAGAAAACATATGGAATGAACCGAACTTCTGGTTGTCAGCCATTACACTAGATGGAAAAGTAAAACCATTAGATTTAATGAAAGCTCTGGAAGAAGAGAATATTGAATCCAGACCAATTTGGAAACCAATGCACCTACAGCCATTCTTTGAAAAGTATGATTATATCGGTGGGAATGTAGGGCAGTATTTGTTCGAAAATGGAGTCTGCTTACCAAGTGATACAAAAATGACTGATGAAGATTTGGAAAGAGTCTGTATGGTAATAAAGGGGTTGTGGATATAG
- a CDS encoding glycoside hydrolase family 38 C-terminal domain-containing protein: MYFSLQSCVQNYCKTQQAQEICRDYIMQALKRLGWQEQQDSSHYLAVNTTSFERDILINHQGTDYLIEHVPAYGVKKVNLSQLTNQDEATLSQWSNDSHTLENDHYSVSFNTKGEISRLYAKALQRDMVAEGATMNQMVLYPDLPKEFDAWNIDAHSLNHPKVVETDAHIKLVKNTPLRTVVEVIRDINQSQMTQRIIFYKHSTRIDFETEVDWYEKHLLLKAKFPTPIHVGKATYDIQFGNYERPTHLNTSWDQARFEVCAQKWADLSEQSFGLSLLNNGKYGHAIQEETLYLSLLRGSQYPAPEVDKGRHQFTYSLYPHQGTFRESDVYKEAYDLNYPAIIQAVADKENGEESLVTIDSNNIICETVKRAETQPESIVLRFYESEGKSTEASIDLKIAYKSWQDTNLLEETLSDIQLNPIHLSFKPYEIKTILVAL; the protein is encoded by the coding sequence GTGTACTTTTCTTTGCAATCTTGTGTACAAAACTATTGCAAAACACAACAGGCGCAAGAGATTTGCCGTGACTATATAATGCAGGCCCTTAAACGATTAGGCTGGCAGGAACAGCAGGATAGCTCTCACTATTTAGCTGTGAATACAACATCATTTGAACGAGATATCCTAATCAATCACCAAGGCACTGATTATTTAATCGAACATGTTCCTGCTTATGGGGTCAAAAAAGTAAATCTAAGTCAACTAACTAACCAAGATGAAGCAACACTCTCACAATGGTCGAATGACAGTCATACCTTAGAAAATGACCACTATAGCGTATCATTTAACACTAAAGGCGAAATTAGTCGCTTATATGCCAAGGCGTTACAGCGTGATATGGTGGCAGAAGGAGCGACTATGAATCAAATGGTACTCTATCCAGACTTGCCGAAAGAGTTTGATGCTTGGAATATTGATGCTCATTCACTGAACCACCCTAAAGTAGTTGAAACAGACGCTCATATTAAACTCGTCAAGAACACACCGCTTAGAACAGTGGTTGAAGTCATCCGTGACATTAATCAGTCACAAATGACCCAGCGAATTATTTTTTATAAACATAGCACACGAATTGATTTTGAAACGGAAGTCGATTGGTATGAAAAGCACCTGTTACTAAAAGCTAAATTTCCAACCCCGATCCATGTCGGTAAGGCAACCTATGACATTCAATTTGGAAATTACGAAAGACCAACCCATTTGAATACATCATGGGATCAGGCTCGCTTTGAAGTTTGTGCACAAAAGTGGGCTGATTTATCCGAACAATCATTTGGTTTGAGTCTTCTAAACAATGGCAAATATGGGCATGCTATCCAAGAAGAGACACTCTATCTCTCTTTATTAAGAGGAAGCCAGTATCCCGCACCTGAGGTAGATAAAGGCCGGCACCAATTTACCTATTCCTTATATCCTCATCAAGGAACATTTCGAGAAAGTGATGTTTACAAAGAAGCCTATGATCTCAACTATCCAGCTATAATCCAAGCAGTTGCTGATAAGGAAAATGGTGAAGAAAGCTTGGTAACGATCGATTCAAACAACATTATCTGTGAAACGGTTAAGCGAGCAGAAACTCAGCCCGAATCAATTGTGCTAAGATTCTATGAATCTGAAGGGAAAAGTACAGAGGCTAGCATTGATTTGAAAATAGCCTATAAAAGCTGGCAGGATACAAATTTATTGGAAGAAACCCTATCGGATATACAGTTGAATCCAATTCATTTGTCATTCAAACCGTATGAAATTAAGACAATTCTAGTAGCTTTATAG
- a CDS encoding P-loop NTPase family protein: MLIKEMKDNRDKLIVIMAGYTKEMEILLRMKSGVKSRIVHTIEFPDYSKEELCEIFVTLVENNGFRLSDEAIAELHHLFEQMLSKKDEKFGNARTV, encoded by the coding sequence ATGTTAATAAAAGAAATGAAAGACAACCGAGACAAGTTGATTGTAATAATGGCAGGGTATACCAAAGAAATGGAAATACTACTTCGAATGAAATCCGGGGTAAAAAGCAGAATCGTACACACCATTGAATTTCCTGATTATTCAAAGGAAGAGCTATGCGAGATATTTGTGACGCTGGTAGAAAACAATGGGTTCCGCTTATCGGATGAAGCAATCGCCGAATTACATCATTTGTTTGAACAAATGTTAAGTAAAAAAGATGAAAAATTTGGAAATGCAAGAACCGTATGA
- a CDS encoding zinc ribbon domain-containing protein, protein MKFCPNCGTENNSETRFCKECGHDFNGEVKETPQQKSITVTKPDMKALTKTQKIIAAVVVVALLALLGGYKIGEKAYSKESQVDNYIEILASADAERIADAVKTNDPNFKVTAESLAPYVRYLEENKSYVSQISSALRQDSLYNGDEIYLEQKGKTMLFFDNYDLVINPVYFNVGVNVKDAAISINGENVATSTVEDYTTEVGPYAPGVFELNAAAEINGYEFENKTKETILYSHEWDAYLHIEGVEFEVSSNQDIADVYLDGEKIGNLTDGSGTFGPVSWSEGMMLELGMDFPSGTLKSESVELSDYNYDYYYLSFPNDFSYQTVVDELFGPLTRKIVYMSEADESSLKEKDNEDLASYLTGGKDNELYTRFTEYAKVFRDNADAKYLSWNLEVTDITQTDVNLYTVTMDFELTTTYSYDSNRDDLEEAYEYTFIIESFEDSDSWDGIGFTLSEITSKVDTLN, encoded by the coding sequence ATGAAATTTTGTCCAAATTGTGGAACTGAAAATAATAGCGAAACACGATTTTGTAAAGAGTGTGGTCATGACTTTAATGGTGAGGTGAAAGAAACTCCACAACAAAAGTCGATAACCGTTACTAAACCGGATATGAAGGCACTAACGAAAACACAAAAAATAATTGCGGCTGTTGTAGTTGTCGCTCTATTAGCTTTACTCGGAGGCTATAAAATCGGTGAAAAAGCTTATAGTAAGGAGAGCCAAGTCGATAATTATATCGAAATATTAGCATCTGCCGACGCAGAACGAATTGCTGATGCCGTTAAGACGAATGATCCAAACTTTAAAGTAACAGCTGAATCGCTGGCACCCTATGTTCGTTACCTTGAAGAGAATAAAAGCTATGTCAGTCAAATTAGTAGCGCTCTACGACAAGACAGCTTGTACAATGGCGATGAAATCTATTTAGAGCAAAAGGGTAAGACCATGTTGTTTTTTGACAACTATGATCTGGTTATCAATCCAGTTTATTTCAACGTTGGTGTCAATGTTAAGGATGCTGCTATTAGTATCAATGGCGAGAACGTAGCAACTTCAACTGTGGAAGACTATACAACCGAAGTAGGGCCTTATGCCCCGGGTGTCTTTGAACTGAATGCTGCAGCTGAAATCAATGGTTACGAATTCGAGAATAAAACAAAAGAAACGATTCTATATAGCCACGAGTGGGATGCTTACCTTCATATTGAAGGGGTAGAATTCGAGGTATCAAGTAACCAAGATATTGCCGATGTTTATCTAGATGGCGAAAAGATTGGTAACTTAACAGACGGTTCTGGTACATTTGGACCGGTATCTTGGTCAGAAGGGATGATGTTAGAGTTAGGCATGGATTTCCCATCTGGTACCCTAAAATCAGAATCAGTGGAATTAAGTGATTATAATTATGATTATTATTACCTAAGCTTCCCCAATGACTTTAGTTACCAGACGGTTGTCGATGAGTTGTTTGGACCACTAACACGTAAAATTGTCTATATGTCTGAAGCAGACGAATCATCCTTAAAAGAAAAAGACAATGAGGATCTGGCTTCCTACTTAACTGGCGGAAAAGACAATGAACTATATACCCGTTTTACTGAATATGCCAAGGTATTTCGTGACAATGCCGATGCCAAATATTTGAGTTGGAACTTAGAAGTAACCGACATCACACAAACAGATGTGAATTTATATACGGTTACAATGGACTTCGAGCTGACAACGACTTATTCCTATGATTCAAACCGCGATGATTTAGAAGAAGCCTATGAGTATACCTTCATCATCGAATCATTTGAAGATTCTGATTCATGGGATGGGATTGGATTCACATTGAGCGAAATAACTAGTAAGGTTGATACGTTGAATTAA
- a CDS encoding sugar transferase — MPNYLNSLYVNYIKRLLDIIGSIAGIVLLFPLFLIISAAIKITSSGPVLFKQERIGLYGRKFEIYKFRTMIVGAEQMGTGLSIRSLTDSRITKVGSFLRKTSLDELPQFINILKGDMSIVGPRPPATYSPYKGYDAYPEWAKDRFNMSPGVTGLAQIVYRNNVEWDERFKLDIKYASDVSFGLDVKLVLKTVEKIIKRESVYGEVFLKKDKINIKQEN, encoded by the coding sequence GTGCCAAATTATTTGAATAGTCTATACGTAAATTACATAAAAAGACTGCTCGATATTATTGGATCGATTGCAGGAATTGTATTGCTATTTCCGTTGTTTTTAATAATTTCAGCCGCTATAAAAATAACTTCTTCCGGACCAGTTTTGTTTAAACAAGAGAGAATCGGTTTATATGGGCGCAAGTTTGAAATATATAAATTCCGAACGATGATAGTTGGAGCCGAACAAATGGGAACAGGTTTATCGATTAGAAGTTTAACGGACAGTCGAATAACTAAGGTCGGTTCTTTTTTACGTAAAACCAGCTTAGATGAATTGCCGCAATTCATCAATATATTGAAAGGGGATATGTCAATTGTGGGTCCAAGGCCCCCAGCTACATACTCTCCTTATAAAGGGTATGACGCATATCCAGAATGGGCAAAAGATAGATTTAATATGAGTCCGGGAGTAACTGGTTTAGCACAAATTGTATATAGAAATAATGTTGAATGGGACGAACGATTTAAGTTGGACATTAAGTATGCAAGTGATGTTTCATTTGGTTTAGATGTAAAATTAGTCCTCAAAACAGTTGAAAAAATTATTAAAAGAGAGAGTGTTTATGGAGAAGTTTTTCTGAAAAAAGATAAAATCAATATCAAACAGGAGAATTAA
- a CDS encoding zinc ribbon domain-containing protein, whose translation MVQKCPKCSSVCDSGSKFCEKCGHSLASTNKPTPQNGKSNKKLFKAIAFLGVLGVLAATVTYMLNANALKGEWLVYQDGIEYLKVSIPNKEEFVFSYLDEEVDAEIDVYYEFNNPQSKNEPYALSQPLRAEMTIPIASLNEEVGSEYFSELGFIVETHNDQYVMHTEKPEALAYVSDSEQKIYFYEVNDTIEIIYSQDDEVDFEVALPTHKRPEEAEYVSLFEEVLDELKASEIDHSSSAKEILVEIKETAPDSKLLAAYSKLNERNEAFLAAVKNKDKAQLQEISAEIAELPLSKLGGLYQHYLDNTDILLNRISQAEAFDQAVANAQTSFDNGEMEEAVGHLSIDGDIAETVESYYPESFKVFETLIEKIDGEKYGFITIDDFYGYWTSYPSYTSESETMGKPVFYLSETLAITAINHGEMSVSAVLSSNVNKNVATITNQPANSGMMYSEEEKNLGEWTYDIFLEKNEEGKTLTFSTNPDLTFYYQENEGTNSAIYDMFEEKGNAIYNAYLTEQSDKALLETNPASYLIGKTIKETTADSTILYDFREKSPSSNHNGIGELWYSRSTTNEPDDVQSRGIQFAIHDITYQDNIIRVEATEFINDTLDIPIYFEYVYLGDNYLGVYNSESEQMTATVTIE comes from the coding sequence TTGGTACAGAAATGTCCAAAGTGTTCATCAGTTTGTGATTCAGGCAGTAAGTTTTGTGAAAAGTGTGGCCATTCTTTAGCGTCAACGAATAAGCCAACACCACAAAATGGAAAAAGCAACAAGAAATTATTTAAGGCAATTGCCTTTTTAGGAGTCCTTGGTGTGTTAGCTGCTACAGTAACCTATATGCTTAACGCAAACGCATTAAAGGGAGAATGGTTAGTCTATCAAGATGGCATTGAATACTTAAAAGTGTCGATTCCCAATAAAGAAGAATTTGTGTTCAGTTATTTAGACGAAGAAGTGGATGCAGAGATTGATGTTTACTATGAATTTAATAATCCACAGTCTAAAAACGAACCATACGCACTCAGTCAACCTTTGAGAGCTGAAATGACGATTCCTATCGCATCACTGAACGAGGAAGTGGGGAGTGAGTATTTTTCAGAACTAGGATTTATAGTCGAGACACACAATGACCAGTATGTTATGCACACTGAAAAACCGGAAGCTCTTGCTTACGTATCCGATAGTGAGCAAAAAATATATTTTTATGAAGTCAATGATACTATAGAGATTATCTACTCGCAGGACGATGAAGTGGACTTTGAAGTTGCTTTGCCAACTCATAAAAGGCCAGAAGAAGCAGAATATGTCAGCTTGTTTGAAGAAGTTCTTGATGAACTAAAAGCATCAGAAATAGACCATTCATCATCTGCAAAAGAAATTTTAGTAGAAATTAAAGAAACAGCACCAGATTCTAAACTGTTAGCTGCTTACTCAAAATTAAATGAACGAAATGAAGCCTTCTTAGCAGCTGTAAAAAATAAAGATAAAGCGCAACTTCAAGAGATTAGTGCGGAGATTGCGGAGCTGCCTTTGAGCAAACTGGGAGGTTTATACCAACATTATTTAGATAACACCGACATTCTGTTGAATCGTATCTCGCAGGCCGAAGCATTTGATCAGGCGGTTGCAAATGCACAAACGTCTTTCGATAATGGTGAAATGGAGGAAGCAGTTGGCCATCTAAGTATAGATGGGGATATAGCAGAAACAGTCGAGAGCTATTATCCAGAGTCTTTTAAGGTATTTGAGACCTTAATCGAAAAGATTGATGGAGAAAAATATGGCTTTATAACGATTGATGATTTCTATGGCTATTGGACCAGTTATCCTAGCTACACATCTGAGAGTGAAACAATGGGAAAGCCAGTTTTTTATTTGTCGGAAACATTAGCGATTACCGCGATTAATCATGGTGAAATGAGTGTATCTGCCGTCCTTTCATCAAATGTAAACAAAAATGTAGCGACCATTACCAATCAGCCGGCTAACAGCGGCATGATGTATTCGGAAGAAGAAAAGAATCTAGGTGAGTGGACTTACGATATCTTTTTAGAAAAGAACGAAGAGGGTAAAACACTGACATTTTCAACTAATCCTGACTTAACCTTTTATTATCAAGAAAATGAAGGAACTAATTCAGCTATTTACGATATGTTCGAAGAGAAAGGCAACGCCATCTATAACGCCTATTTAACGGAGCAATCAGACAAAGCGCTACTAGAAACCAATCCCGCTAGCTACCTGATAGGCAAAACGATTAAGGAAACAACAGCCGATTCAACAATTCTTTATGACTTTAGAGAAAAAAGTCCAAGTTCTAATCATAATGGCATTGGCGAACTCTGGTATTCACGCTCCACAACAAATGAACCAGATGACGTTCAAAGTCGAGGCATTCAATTTGCCATTCATGATATCACTTATCAAGACAACATTATTCGTGTAGAAGCAACTGAATTTATAAATGATACCTTGGATATTCCTATTTATTTCGAATATGTCTACTTAGGGGATAATTATCTCGGAGTCTACAATAGCGAAAGTGAACAAATGACAGCAACAGTCACCATCGAATAA
- a CDS encoding cupin domain-containing protein, with protein MSEFVHQEDHFNPISDYSERAIAVYNDDLMAVKVRFNQLTDDRNMHQHMHQQLTYVVRGSFRFYREDEEIEVKAGDSLLFEPHVRHGCIPLEVNSELFDIFTPMRDEFLDVVKSN; from the coding sequence ATGAGTGAGTTCGTACACCAAGAAGACCATTTTAATCCTATTTCAGATTATTCCGAACGCGCTATCGCTGTATATAATGATGATTTGATGGCGGTCAAAGTTCGTTTTAACCAGTTAACAGATGATCGTAATATGCACCAGCATATGCATCAACAATTAACCTATGTTGTAAGAGGGTCTTTTAGATTTTATAGGGAAGACGAAGAAATTGAGGTAAAAGCTGGGGACAGCTTACTATTTGAACCTCATGTACGCCATGGATGTATACCACTAGAAGTAAATTCAGAATTATTCGATATCTTTACACCTATGAGAGATGAGTTTTTGGATGTTGTGAAATCTAATTGA